The following coding sequences are from one Coffea arabica cultivar ET-39 chromosome 11e, Coffea Arabica ET-39 HiFi, whole genome shotgun sequence window:
- the LOC140021210 gene encoding uncharacterized protein: MAQRRVIDQLVTGGTSDEQQHEPLPPGQSEPILLPYTQTSITSQVINSPEEAFTYPTHGLPLTYAPNIQINPSHAQIPQNYPPITMSMPFESQGPHYYFTAEPFTLDTAAQGKAEAGESSAPVDKNLLKRLDRFEEFIRKSQGLSKQGSLDYNELCLFSDMQLPMGFKAPKFTKYDGTSNPKTHLRMFANKLGKPIDDENLPVHLFPESLEGDALDWYSNLKPEDMRSWMDLSNAFVRQHEYNCELAPTRTTLEGTKRKPSENHKTYAKRWRKLAAKVEPPMTENEIVRTFIKTHDPLTLRRFFE; encoded by the coding sequence ATGGCCCAACGGCGCGTGATCGATCAATTGGTCACTGGTGGTACTAGCGATGAGCAACAACATGAACCCTTACCCCCTGGCCAATCTGAACCAATACTCTTACCTTATACTCAAACCTCTATTACTTCACAAGTTATAAATTCACCTGAAGAAGCCTTTACCTATCCCACTCATGGCCTACCCCTTACTTATGCACCTAACATCCAAATTAACCCTTCTCATGCCCAAATTCCCCAGAATTATCCGCCAATCACTATGAGCATGCCATTTGAATCTCAGGGACCACATTATTATTTCACCGCTGAGCCATTCACCTTAGATACCGCCGCCCAAGGGAAAGCTGAAGCTGGGGAGTCATCCGCGCCGGTGGATAAGAATTTGCTAAAGAGATTGGATCGGTTTGAGGAGTTTATAAGGAAAAGCCAAGGTCTGAGCAAACAAGGAAGTCTGGACTACAACGAGCTATGCCTATTTTCGGATATGCAATTGCCAATGGGTTTTAAAGCACCCAAATTTACCAAGTACGACGGAACTAGCAATCCCAAAACACACCTTCGGATGTTTGCAAACAAACTAGGAAAGCCGATAGATGATGAGAATCTACCTGTGCATTTATTTCCCGAGAGTCTAGAAGGCGACGCGTTGGAttggtattcaaatttgaaGCCTGAGGATATGAGGTCTTGGATGGATTTATCAAATGCTTTTGTAAGACAGCACGAATACAATTGCGAGCTTGCTCCAACGAGGACCACATTGGAGGGAACTAAGAGAAAACCATCGGAGAACCACAAGACGTATGCaaagagatggaggaaattggCCGCCAAGGTGGAGCCTCCCATGACTGAAAATGAAATTGTTCGTACGTTTATCAAAACCCATGACCCCCTTACTTTGAGGAGATTTTTCGAATGA